The Gemella haemolysans ATCC 10379 genome contains the following window.
ACTAGGTTTAGCTTGTGGTGGTGGTCAGCAGGGGCCAGTTTTTGCCGTAAAAGGTTATGATGTAACAATAATGGATTTTTCTAAATCACAATTACAAAGAGATGAAATGGTTGCTAAAAGAGAAGGCTTAAAAATCAACACAGTTCAAGGCGATATGACAAAACCATTTCCGTTTGAAAATGAAACATTTGATATTATTTTTAATCCAGTTTCAAATGTATATATAGAAGATTTAGAAAACATGTATAAAGAAGCCTCTCGAGTATTGAAAAAGGGTGGATTGTTAATGGTCGGATTCATGAATCCTTGGATATACATGTACGATGCTGATATTGTATGGGATAAACCTGATGAAGAATTACATCTAAAATTTTCAATCCCTTTTAATTCAAAAGAGCTTGAAGAGGAAGGCAAGATAACTATAAATCCAGAATTTGGATATGAATTTAGCCATACCTTAGAAACTCAGATTAGAGGACAACTGAAAAACGGTCTCGCTATGATAGATTTTTATGAATCGTGTGACAAAAGACATAGATTATCACGTTATGGAAATGACT
Protein-coding sequences here:
- a CDS encoding class I SAM-dependent methyltransferase, whose amino-acid sequence is MNNYIKFNEDRWNNVKNVYTEPLTHEELEEARNNTISVALTVGKKVPKEWFEKANGKKILGLACGGGQQGPVFAVKGYDVTIMDFSKSQLQRDEMVAKREGLKINTVQGDMTKPFPFENETFDIIFNPVSNVYIEDLENMYKEASRVLKKGGLLMVGFMNPWIYMYDADIVWDKPDEELHLKFSIPFNSKELEEEGKITINPEFGYEFSHTLETQIRGQLKNGLAMIDFYESCDKRHRLSRYGNDYIATLCIKL